Genomic window (Drosophila albomicans strain 15112-1751.03 chromosome X, ASM965048v2, whole genome shotgun sequence):
gcagcgCGACTGCAGCTGTGGCTCGGCTTAGTTGCAGTAGTACATGAGAAACAGATCAAAACAAACCAAAGTCAAAATAGTAACGGTAACAGAGATAGAGCGCaaaagcgagagcgagcgaggCAAAACACTAAGTGTGGGTGTGATTATTGAATGACTGAGTGAGTGGGGGAGGGCGATCGTATGTGtttctctatgtgtgtgtgggtgtttgtGTGTAATTACAAAATGTGATAAAGTTGGAAAGCATTTGTCGCCGTTTAGATTTATTGGGCCGACGACGCGTTGTGTAATCATTCATAAAGCGCACTCACTCAGAAGTAGAAAATAGAAGtagaagagcaaaagcaaaggcagaGAAAAAAAGGCAAACGCGAATGTGAATGCTAATTCTatatcatttcaatttgattttatttgatttctctTCTCTGTTCTGTATTCTGTTTTAAATCgatttgttgtagttgttggcaTTCGCTATTAATTAAATCAGCACCCGACTCGCAGCCTTTTaacaaaccaacaacagctgagAGTGTGAACGAGCgaatgcgagagagagagagagggagagcgagcgagcgagcaatGTGGAAATgagagagcagcaacagcagcccaCTTTTGACTTCCACAAGAACACCAGCAacgaaagcagcaacaacaagaacaattgTTTCTTACACCAGCCCAAGCTGAAAAACACCGGCACAACAGAAACAgtaaaagcagcaacagcagcagcgctgcCAGCGATTTGTTggtaattaaaagcaaagcaaatacaacaactacgcagcagcagcagcgtagcagcgacgtcgacagcaaACGGCAAGCGACGACGTCGTATAACGGAACAGACTCAATTCGTGCATTGATCGTGTCGCGTCGCGTCAACTTGCGTcgttttatacaaaaatagcAACACGCCAAGGAGTGAGCGAGAAGGAGTGAGTGGGAGAGAAAGAGCATTGTATTCTGTGTTGGATTTGGATTACACTTaataaccacaacaacaaaagcaacaataatcATACACGACaataatatcaacaacaacaacaacaaataaacaaacaaacaacagcacaagcaaccagcaacaacaacaccaacaacaacagcaagtgcGAGTGAGACAGAAGCGACGCTGGTGTCGCTGCGACGTCTCGAGTTGCTGAGAACGCCGCCAAAATTTCACTGGATCTAATGGCCAAAGACGAGGAGGATGATCTGCTGCCCGACAAGGATGCGGCCAAGGGCTTCTATGCCAAATATGAGCCCAAGGAAATTCTGGGCAGGTAAGATCAGCCCGATATAACCCCTAAAACGATTATTCTATATATCTTAATTGAGACTTAAGATGACTGAAGAAAATATTAGTATACTAATGAAGAATGCTAAATAAGGATAGATAACTAATTTTAGATAAATCATGAGACCGACTTTATGGGAATCatagaatttatatattatatattatgatCTTAGACTTTACGAATTTCCTATTCCTATTAAATTTCCTCAATCACAACTCAGTTTACATGAGACCTTTATTTGCTAATTTCTTAtagaacaaaattaaatcaattattatatagatataaatattatataggtcaatataaattatttcacgTAATCATGTATTCTATAACTATATAGAAGAAATTAAAGGATCATTCTGACTAGATAAAGACagtttcttaaatattttagttgaCAAAAAGTATAACAATAATCTTCCTCATCTAATTCTTACAAATTTTTCATTCcctattaaatttctttattcaaAACTCAGTTTACATGAGACCTTTATTTGCCAGTTTCTTATATAGATAGATGTTGAGATgacaaaactaaattaaatgaattgttattaatatagtTCGATATAGATCAATGTAATTACTTCAGGTAATCATTTATTCTAAGTATTTAGGAGAATTTCGGCTAATCTTTTAGGAGTATCATGGCtagaaaatttcttaaatattttagttggGAAAAAAGTATTCCAAAGTACGATCCTGGTTAGATAAAgaagatttaaatattttaataggGGAAAAAAGTATTCTAAACTAAGATCCTTGTTGCATAAAGACAacttcttaaatattttagtttaaaaaataaaatttttcgTAGTTAAACTTTACGAATTTCGTTAGTCACAACTAAGTTTACATGAGACCTTTCTTTGCTAGTTTCTTATAGAGATAGTGTTTCAGAAGCCTCAGCAAAACACGCCCCACAACACATATCATTGACCTTTTGggcaaaacaatttcatgCGATCGACAAAAATTACTCATACAAGTAAATTTTGTGAAAGACTAGACTTACTGCGAATTTAGCTAGAAGTGGGCTAGAATTACAATATTTCTTCTTATTTGGGAATATAATGtagaattcaaatttaaattgagtcATGTTCAACTAGAAGACATAATGCTGATAGatggatttaaaaatatcaaatgacTTTCGTGATATTCAAGGTTTAAGTTAAAAGAATAATAAGCGAATATCTGTTAGTTGAATAGAATTGGAACGTGGAATAAATCAAACGAGTTTTGTGACTATAACgattaaaatgatatattttcagGCAAACTAGCAAACATAATGCTGATAGTTTGATTTAGAAATATCAAATTATGTTCATAATATTTGAGATTTAAGttaaaagaatattattcGAATATCTGTTAATTAGAATTTGCAATAATTCATACATTTTGCTGATATTTAGTTttacaaaatatcaaatttgttcatgttaaaagaatattaatcGAATAGCTGTTAATAATAATCGTACACAACTAGCAGATAttcgattattatttttttattttggaatttgcaataaatcaaACGAGTTTTCTGATtatactaataaaataatgaaatatagaATGTGTCTTCACaattcttaataaataatcaattaaatattagaaacaaatcttattttcaaaataaagaTGAAATGTTATGgtatacaacattttatttaaataatcgTAAATTCGAAAAATTCGCTTAAGATAAAGGAAAAGTAAGCTAAAATTTTGTTACTTTAAAATCTCTTAATTTTTGTCTTAAGTTATAGGAAAAGTAAGCTTAAATTATGATCgtatacaacattttattgaattaatcGGAACTGAAATATTTCCTTAATTTAAGAGGAAGCTAAAATGATGATACTAGAAAACTAAAAGTAAAACtataaaactattaatttCTCTCTTAAGTTAGAAAATAAGGAAGttacaattttcatacttgaaaaactattaaattctCCCTTAAGttagataaaaagaaaaccaaaattaTGTTAGaagaaaaactattaaatttctttcttAAGGAGAAACAAGAAACTAAAACTTAGCATGaagaaaaactatttatttgatgtacagaataactaaatattgaactaatataataataaattataagcaATCTTTTAGTGTATATAGTTTTTCACCTACTAGATAAAATCGCGCTATATAGAGAGGGCATTTGTGGGTGCGAATTGTGCCCAAAAACGAAAGATCCAATGCGGGGTGCATAacatatttaatgttattatCGTTGGCTTTATGCCGAGCTTGCAGAATTCTAgacttttgtttatgttttaaattggAGAAAAGACGCAGAAGGGTTGCCTCAATAAGACCATAAGACTATGACTCAGAGACAGAGGCACATGTGGAGACGTGTGAGAATTGTCATTGTTACACTACAATATCGAGATCAACCTTGAGTTGAACTTCACAGCGAGGCAAATAGATCGTAAAGCTGTAAAAGTGATTATGATTGTAATATCCTCTCCAAGTCGTATCTTTTTGATAAAGTTGCATGTTCAAACAGTGTGTTAATTTGTGCTTCAACATTTTACAGGGGCATCAGTTCGACGGTGCGACGATGCATCGAGAAGGAGACGGGCAAAGAGTTTGCCGCTAAGATCATCGATCTGGGCGCCACAACGGAGGCGGGCGAAACGAATCCATATCATATGCTCGAGGCAACGCGACAGGAAATCTCAATTTTACGCCAAGTGATGGGTCATCCCTATATAAGTGAGTTGTAAAATTCAACTAAATtgaacattaataataatcctCCTTTTCGATTTCCTCAGTTGATTTGCAGGACGTCTTTGAATCAGATGCATTTGTATTTCTCGTCTTTGAGCTGTGCCCAAAAGGCGAACTCTTTGACTATCTGACATCGGTGGTAACGCTATCCGAGAAGAAGACACGCACCATTATGCGACAGATCTTTGAGGGAGTCGAGTACATACACGCCAAGAGCATTGTCCATCGCGATCTGAAGCCCGAGAACATATTGCTCGACGAGAATCACAATGTCAAGATCACAGATTTTGGTTTCGCCCGTCAACTGCATGATGGCGAGAAACTTACGGGTAAGAAAGGGATTTTACATTCCCAAAGAACATTCGGATTTTCTTCATACTTGAGTACTTCTTTCCTCAATATTAGAATATCTTTTATAAGCTATTATAAGCGCCTATTTAAGCagagattttttttatatacttgaCTATTTTCCTACTATTCCTCAATATtagtgttttttaaataagctATTCTAAGcatgaatttttatatatacttgatTATTTGATTCTTTAATATAAgggtttcttttttctatGTAATCAGAGATTTTTTCATATACTTCACGATttcattcctcaatattagaatatatttaataaacgtCTATTTAAGGAACCCTAATATTGAAGAAAGAAGTAGTCAAGTATATTAaaacttgttaattttttaactttaaattagaATATTCAAGTAAGAGTAGGATCTACTTTAAGATGATTTTAGTGCtacatttcttttgttaaaagaaattgttctttaaaattttatgagCTTAGCTTGTGTATTAGCTTAGTATATGAGATGCATTTCTTTcgttctgtctgtctctcCAAATATTAGAGTTTCTTAGATGCcttgttaattttatataaagttAGCCAAACATTGAAttaactatttaattttaaattagaaaattgaaaatatagtattatatactttaaaaagattttagttgtacatttcttttgttaacagaaatatgtttttcaaatttcatgaGGGTAGCTTGTATATTAGATGAGttaaatgaaaagtatttcCAAATTGTTTCCCATACATattctgtctgtctctctccagAGTTTCTTAGGTgccttgttattgttatataaaGTTAGTATAACATTGACTTAAtcatttaactttaaattagaATATTGAAGAATAATAAGATCTACACATTCTGTCTGTTTCTCTCCAAATATTAGTTTCTTTAATAGAACATTTTATAGAACATTGACTTAACGTTAACTTTACCATTTACCTTATACtatatttccatttaaattagAATATGTGCTACACCAAAAAGATTTTagttatgcatttttttcgttaatataaatatgtctTTCAAATTTCATAAGCCTAGCTTGTGTATTAGCTGAGTTATGTGAAATGCATTTCCAACTGATGCTCATGCACATtccgtctgtctctctctttttcacttttgatcGCTATTatgctgtctctctctattcCATACAGATCTGTGCGGCACACCGGGCTACTTAGCCCCCGAGACGCTCAAATGCAACATGTTCGAAGGCTCTCCAGGCTACTCACAGGAGGTGGACATGTAAGATCGATCGATGAACAACAATCGAAGTTCTATTTTTAACTAtggtattttgtattctttttagTTGGGCCTGCGGCGTTATAATGTTCACTTTGCTTGTCGGTTGTCCGCCGTTCTGGCATCGTAAGCAGATGGTCATGCTGCGCAATATTATGGAAGGTAAATACAGTTTTACCTCGCCGGAGTGGGCCGATATTTCAGGTAAGTTTATCACATCACTTCTCGTATAATCGAATCTATTGTTAATCGCTGATTTCACTCTACTCTCGACAGAGGATCCCAAAGATCTGATACGCAAATGTCTAGTCGTTGATCCTGCGCAACGTATCACCGTCAAGGAAGTATTAAGACATCCATTCTTCAATCAAATGGTAAGTGACGATCCCATAGAACCCAATCTAAATGCCCCGATCCGGTCCCCTAGGCATAACGTTAGTCGTGTTCAGGTCTACTACTATCACACAATAGATATCTATGCGTATTTATATTTCGTATTCTTAAGTCCAACAAACTTCAGGAATTAGAattatacacacaaacactctaCCAACAATTGTGACTCACACATATTCCCggaaaaacacaaacaaacagccaattaactgcttcttcttctttctatAAACTTCCAACTATATATtcacatatataatatatataatccAAACCAATTGATATTGTACTGCACCTTGGGAGTCGACacattttctatttcaaatttttcccCTCAAAGAAACTGATTTCCCTtcctactttttttttttgttcgttgttttacatttattttagtatttatttacttaatttatttttattttattttattttatttttttgttttttttttgagaatttattattattatatatacgtacatttttctctttttcttacatataaaatacgtttatttaaaacttacaaaaaaaaacatgcaattataataataaaaaaaaacgaaaaaacaaaaccaaatacaaatgtatcgtacctctgtctctctcacgTCAATAATCGAATAATCGATATTCGATAACACACGTAGTTGTTCGAGCAAAACATTGATGGCCTCAAGCGCAGCCTCTCGACCAAGTCCAGAAGAATGAGTCGCATCACTGAAATCGCACTGGTAACGAATAATGTCTGGACTAACAAATACTCTATAATAACTACCACAACCaccacaataataataataataatatcgatgataataataaataattacaagaaatcaacaaacaacaaatcacaTACATATcaactttgttgcattttgttcTTGATcgaaatcgaatcgaatcgaatcaaAACTTGTCTAATCCGAATAACTCTCAACTCTTTAACaccatgttttttttttatctcttCCTGTTTTCGTGCTCGTGCTTGTGCTCGTGTTTGCTCAGGGATTAAGCTTGAGCATTGTCCCATCTCTATATATAAccttcaaaacaaaaaaacaaatagttGCATACTagagaataataaataattaatgaattaattacttaatcgtttgttgctgcttcccATTTcctactttttatttatttatttctacattattgtttttgttgtcgcgTTCTTTTCtacttattattttgcttgtctaatttgtttgcctttcGCTCTTTTCGTGATCGTGTCGCCCGTCGTCGCGATAACAATAACGATAACAACCGATAACAAAAGCCGCGTGCATGCATGCCATCTCTGTCTAGCATTTAACGAACCCATTTGTCcttttgtatgtgtgcgtgcaaTGAGcgaaaaaaacagcaaaaaaaaagaaacaagatAAAAGGTGCATATAGTAAAAGAAGCAATGAAGAAAATGGTCCTTTTAAGCTAGCTtaggtttatttatttatttatgtactcgtatatttatttgataatttaaataataaatcgatTTATGTCGCtcaaatgaaacaatttaggtattatttttatttgtttaccatttttgattatatttataaaattcttttgatTTCACTTTCGTAAACCAAAATCGTAAAACCtcaaaaaccaaatcaaaaaaacacccaacaaacaaaatcgaTCGGTTATCGATCTCAGGTTCTAATGAACGATTTGACAATGGCGTGGCATCCGCCAGCGATGCGTCAGCATTCGCAAACAGCGACCACATCCAGCCGAACCTACCTCAATCATGCGATCATGGAGccaacgagcagcagcagctacagtggcaacaacaactcctcCTACATTTACTACAGTGCACCGCAGAGCTCCTATTCATCGAATCGATTGCGCGATGTTGCGCTCTCGCCCGACGCcgagcgacaacagcaactccaacagcaacaacaacaacaactccaacagcaacaagtgttggaggcagcaacagctgcagcagcagcagtaacggCAGCAACATCGTCGTTTTCCAACACTGGCAGCTCATCGATGACGCTAACGGCGACTGTTTACtattcacaacaacaacaacagcagcaggcatcGATACCAGCGATAAGCGGcgatatcgataacgataagtTGCTGTATGCAAAtgtcaaacaacaacaacaacaagcacattTATTATATCCCACAGTGCAGGCAGGTTTTTCCTTATcctttttggttttgtatttcttatttttattgccacgTACAACTTATTTACTTAGtttttgacacacacacacttagttgcttttgagttgttgaaaattatgttgagcacacacacacgctgagaTGAAAGCCATCAAAAATCACgaaacaccaacacacacacacacacaccaatacactTACACAACGGCGTCAAGGCACTTGAAAAATCATGCTCATATCCCACTATCTCTTTCTAtaactatactatataatatatatctattgTATTATTGGTAATTGGAGtcattaatgttaatgtttaGTTTTTGAAACACAccttgtattattattattatatattaattcttttttttttattgttgttttagcCAAGTAAATCaaacttttgtttgtattataTGCACCTTTGTAGAagtatttagtttattattatacatatctTATATCTAAAACGATAATTTTGATGGtggtttttatttaagtatcgCTTTTGCACCCCGATCACTAATAATTGGCTCAATCTGTGTAACTAACTTTGATttcttctctcgctctcatgctatctctctttcttgcaTGCCACTTGATTTAGTTTCGATTTTAGCGTAGCGTTTAATAcatcacaaaatatatacaaatacaaatacacaatttacgaatcgaaatgaaaaatgatataaacaaaaaaaaaaaattatacgcTTTACCGATTTTCACTGACgatgtcttttgtttttgtttttaattctcTCTCCTCTGTATGATTTGTTGATATAcacgttttgttttgtgtgtctgtCATGTTCTCTCTATCAATATTGTCAGAGTCTCAACGCCCTTATAGGATGTGTGTCTATAAGTCGGTGTTGTGGAGACTCCCTTGTGAGTAAACCAAAGAAAAATGCTgagaatatacaaaaaaaaccaacaaactaTTAGTTACACCTACCACACAtacacctacatacatacatatacatatactagtctctctctctatctctctattatatatgtgtgtgtgttttgtccTAGAGTGTCGCTCACccattatactatatacatatcttgtcaaaattaatacaaattttctgttttaattatatttatttgcttttgcttacaAATAACAAGAAACTGAATAATAACTCCCCCTCTTCACATTGCACTTCAAACTCACGCACACTAACACAAATGCAGCGCAGTTCAGGGAGAGAAAAGAGGATCTAAGCAAAGCAATGCGAAAGCTTTCGCTctcccactcacacacactgcaGTTAACACagcatgcaaatgcaaatgcaaaaaaagtCTAGCTTAAGAAGTCTTTCCACCCTCACTCTCTGTCTATATcttgatctctctctcttggtctCTTTGgtaaacacacaaacatacacacgcacacgcacactgtACATTTGTCTTAAGGCGCAAGTTGTGTTGCACTTTTCTCTTTATTGCTGTAACCGTCTAACAACATAACGTAAcgtaacaaaacaaaaaaaaaaaaacaaaattattactcacacacatacacacacacattttgttgtatcAAAAACAGCTTCTAACATTCATATTAACCCCAAAATGGCGAATGGAAACTAAATctaaactaaaaaacaaaaataagaaacccaacataaatcaaataaaaataataataaactataaatatcagtatatgaattaattaacaattttctctttatttttttgttttctgtgtg
Coding sequences:
- the LOC117568749 gene encoding phosphorylase b kinase gamma catalytic chain, skeletal muscle/heart isoform isoform X3, whose product is MAKDEEDDLLPDKDAAKGFYAKYEPKEILGRGISSTVRRCIEKETGKEFAAKIIDLGATTEAGETNPYHMLEATRQEISILRQVMGHPYIIDLQDVFESDAFVFLVFELCPKGELFDYLTSVVTLSEKKTRTIMRQIFEGVEYIHAKSIVHRDLKPENILLDENHNVKITDFGFARQLHDGEKLTDLCGTPGYLAPETLKCNMFEGSPGYSQEVDIWACGVIMFTLLVGCPPFWHRKQMVMLRNIMEGKYSFTSPEWADISEDPKDLIRKCLVVDPAQRITVKEVLRHPFFNQMLRKQSRFNARKKFQFAILVIRAVIRIRRLRYTAEPLHVEEAIRDPYRVKVLRKVIDGCAFRVYGHWVKKGEGQNRAALFENTPRTELHALYINNLSR
- the LOC117568749 gene encoding phosphorylase b kinase gamma catalytic chain, skeletal muscle/heart isoform isoform X2 — translated: MAKDEEDDLLPDKDAAKGFYAKYEPKEILGRGISSTVRRCIEKETGKEFAAKIIDLGATTEAGETNPYHMLEATRQEISILRQVMGHPYIIDLQDVFESDAFVFLVFELCPKGELFDYLTSVVTLSEKKTRTIMRQIFEGVEYIHAKSIVHRDLKPENILLDENHNVKITDFGFARQLHDGEKLTDLCGTPGYLAPETLKCNMFEGSPGYSQEVDIWACGVIMFTLLVGCPPFWHRKQMVMLRNIMEGKYSFTSPEWADISEDPKDLIRKCLVVDPAQRITVKEVLRHPFFNQMLFEQNIDGLKRSLSTKSRRMSRITEIALLRKQSRFNARKKFQFAILVIRAVIRIRRLRYTAEPLHVEEAIRDPYRVKVLRKVIDGCAFRVYGHWVKKGEGQNRAALFENTPRTELHALYINNLSR
- the LOC117568749 gene encoding phosphorylase b kinase gamma catalytic chain, skeletal muscle/heart isoform isoform X1, whose amino-acid sequence is MAKDEEDDLLPDKDAAKGFYAKYEPKEILGRGISSTVRRCIEKETGKEFAAKIIDLGATTEAGETNPYHMLEATRQEISILRQVMGHPYIIDLQDVFESDAFVFLVFELCPKGELFDYLTSVVTLSEKKTRTIMRQIFEGVEYIHAKSIVHRDLKPENILLDENHNVKITDFGFARQLHDGEKLTDLCGTPGYLAPETLKCNMFEGSPGYSQEVDIWACGVIMFTLLVGCPPFWHRKQMVMLRNIMEGKYSFTSPEWADISEDPKDLIRKCLVVDPAQRITVKEVLRHPFFNQMVLMNDLTMAWHPPAMRQHSQTATTSSRTYLNHAIMEPTSSSSYSGNNNSSYIYYSAPQSSYSSNRLRDVALSPDAERQQQLQQQQQQQLQQQQVLEAATAAAAAVTAATSSFSNTGSSSMTLTATVYYSQQQQQQQASIPAISGDIDNDKLLYANVKQQQQQAHLLYPTVQLRKQSRFNARKKFQFAILVIRAVIRIRRLRYTAEPLHVEEAIRDPYRVKVLRKVIDGCAFRVYGHWVKKGEGQNRAALFENTPRTELHALYINNLSR